In a genomic window of Triticum aestivum cultivar Chinese Spring unplaced genomic scaffold, IWGSC CS RefSeq v2.1 scaffold308033, whole genome shotgun sequence:
- the LOC123178471 gene encoding NADPH-dependent oxidoreductase 2-alkenal reductase-like: protein MPGLSAYAGFFDVSKPKKGDYLFISAASGAVGQLVGQLAKITGSYVVGSAGSDEKVNLLKTKFGFDDAFNYKTEQDLNAALKRCFPEGIDIYFDNVGGAILDAALLNMRLHGRVAMCGLISQYNLELHEGVRNLACVVTKRVRIEGFIVTEYFGTYRKFEEE, encoded by the exons ATGCCAGGCCTTAGTGCATATGCTGGATTTTTCGATGTGTCCAAGCCAAAAAAGGGCGACTATCTGTTTATCTCGGCAGCATCAGGCGCCGTCGGACAACTTGTCGGGCAGCTTGCCAAGATCACAGGTTCCTATGTAGTTGGCAGTGCCGGTTCTGATGAGAAG GTCAACCTCCTGAAAACAAAGTTTGGATTCGACGATGCCTTCAACTACAAGACGGAACAGGACCTCAACGCCGCACTAAAGAG GTGCTTCCCGGAGGGCATTGACATCTACTTCGACAATGTGGGTGGTGCGATATTAGACGCTGCGCTACTCAACATGAGGCTGCACGGGCGGGTGGCCATGTGCGGGTTGATTTCGCAGTACAACCTGGAGCTGCATGAGGGCGTGCGCAACCTTGCCTGCGTCGTTACCAAGCGCGTCCGCATAGAGGGGTTCATCGTGACGGAGTACTTCGGCACCTACCGCAAGTTCGAAGAGGAG